One Bradyrhizobium sp. CCGB12 genomic window carries:
- a CDS encoding NAD(P)/FAD-dependent oxidoreductase — MSAEKHKTGAAGEPTVDISALRARYRDERDRRLRSEGKAQYVEATGEFGRYLDDPWADPGFARASVSEQTEVLIVGGGFGGLLCGARLREAGIDDFRIVEKAADFGGTWYWNRYPGAACDTESYIYLPLLEETGYMPVRKYARAPEIYEHSRRIGRHFGLYERALFQTVISRMTWQDEEGCWLVETDRGDRIQARFVILAGGPLSRPKLPGIPGIETFKGHSFHTSRWDYGYTSGTAEGGLTGLADKRVGIIGTGATAVQCVPHLGRSAKELYVFQRTPSAIGVRDDRATDPAWAQSLKSGWQRERMDNFTAVISGEPFEQDLVQDGWTGLLGEILLAPRRQPQPVTSMQEALKVIEQADYRKMEEIRARVDAVVKDEAAAAALKPWYKAFCKRPCFHDEYLDTFNRPNVHLVDTMGRGVEHITENAVVVDGKAYELDCLIYASGFEVGTDYARRMGFEVYGRDGISLSERWRDGVKTLHGFYSRGFPNCFLIVTVQAGQSANFPHIIDEQSQHIAYVIAEARKRKARTLEPTLAAERAWVDEVVRAALGRQTYLAECTPGYYNNEGVLDPIAARNSQYWRGPVAFLRLLDKWRREGNLDGLEMTYGTAVEAGGSPMSA; from the coding sequence ATGTCAGCGGAAAAACACAAGACCGGCGCAGCTGGCGAACCTACGGTCGATATCTCCGCCCTTCGTGCGCGCTATCGCGACGAGCGCGACCGCCGTTTGCGCAGCGAAGGCAAAGCGCAGTATGTCGAGGCGACCGGCGAATTCGGCCGCTACCTCGACGATCCCTGGGCCGATCCCGGATTTGCGCGCGCATCCGTCAGCGAACAGACCGAAGTGCTCATCGTTGGTGGCGGCTTCGGTGGTTTGCTCTGTGGTGCACGGCTGCGCGAAGCCGGCATCGATGATTTTCGTATCGTGGAAAAGGCGGCCGACTTCGGCGGCACCTGGTACTGGAATCGCTACCCGGGCGCTGCCTGCGATACCGAGAGCTACATCTACCTGCCGCTCCTGGAAGAGACCGGCTACATGCCGGTGCGCAAATATGCGCGTGCGCCCGAGATCTACGAGCATTCCCGCCGCATCGGCCGGCACTTCGGTCTCTACGAGCGTGCGCTGTTTCAGACCGTGATCTCGCGCATGACGTGGCAGGACGAGGAGGGGTGCTGGCTGGTCGAGACCGATCGCGGTGACCGTATCCAGGCGCGCTTCGTCATCCTCGCCGGCGGACCGCTGAGCCGCCCAAAGCTGCCAGGCATTCCCGGCATCGAGACATTTAAGGGCCACAGCTTTCACACCAGCCGCTGGGACTATGGCTACACCAGCGGCACGGCGGAGGGCGGTCTCACTGGCCTTGCCGACAAGCGCGTCGGCATCATCGGCACGGGCGCCACGGCCGTTCAATGCGTGCCGCATCTCGGCCGTTCCGCGAAAGAGCTCTATGTCTTCCAGCGCACGCCATCGGCGATCGGCGTGCGCGACGACCGGGCGACCGATCCAGCCTGGGCGCAAAGCCTCAAGTCCGGCTGGCAGCGCGAGCGCATGGACAATTTCACGGCCGTGATCTCGGGCGAGCCGTTCGAGCAGGATCTGGTGCAGGACGGCTGGACTGGCCTGCTCGGTGAGATCCTGCTGGCGCCGCGCCGCCAACCGCAGCCGGTGACCTCGATGCAAGAGGCGCTGAAGGTGATCGAGCAGGCCGACTATCGCAAGATGGAGGAGATCCGCGCCCGCGTCGACGCGGTTGTGAAGGATGAAGCTGCCGCCGCAGCGCTCAAGCCCTGGTACAAGGCGTTCTGCAAGCGGCCGTGCTTCCACGACGAATATCTCGACACCTTCAATCGCCCGAACGTGCATCTCGTCGATACCATGGGGCGGGGCGTCGAGCACATCACCGAGAATGCGGTCGTGGTCGACGGCAAAGCCTATGAGCTCGATTGCCTGATCTATGCCAGCGGCTTCGAGGTCGGCACCGATTACGCCCGCCGCATGGGATTTGAGGTGTACGGCCGCGACGGCATCAGCCTGTCCGAACGCTGGCGCGACGGCGTCAAGACGCTGCACGGCTTCTACAGCCGCGGTTTTCCGAACTGCTTCCTGATCGTCACGGTGCAGGCCGGCCAGAGCGCCAATTTCCCGCACATCATCGACGAGCAGTCGCAGCACATCGCCTACGTCATCGCCGAGGCGCGCAAGCGCAAAGCGCGAACCCTGGAGCCGACGCTCGCGGCCGAGAGGGCTTGGGTCGATGAGGTCGTCAGGGCCGCGCTTGGCCGCCAGACTTATCTCGCCGAATGCACGCCCGGTTATTACAACAATGAAGGCGTGCTCGATCCGATCGCGGCAAGAAACAGCCAATATTGGCGCGGGCCGGTGGCGTTCCTGCGGCTGCTCGACAAGTGGCGCAGGGAGGGCAACCTGGATGGTCTGGAAATGACCTATGGGACCGCGGTGGAGGCGGGCGGCTCCCCGATGTCGGCTTGA